A genomic segment from Thermoplasmatales archaeon encodes:
- a CDS encoding prepilin peptidase — protein MSYIEIARLVIGAIILAYASYTDIKTREASNLLWISMAVIGFIFLFSYKSYDFFKIIFSILISFLVGILLYFSGMGGADVKAIWAISLLRPVSDEIFFIFPISVLINSLFLVLPLPLIFFVYNILNKNFEFPYCLFGYKMRANVAKNSFVWAMEKNGKKSINPQKDVDLSLLGEKEIWVTPQLPFLLFIFFGYITSFIFGNFLFLIFSFFK, from the coding sequence ATGAGCTACATAGAAATAGCGAGACTAGTTATAGGGGCTATAATCCTTGCATATGCTTCATATACAGATATAAAAACAAGGGAAGCAAGCAACTTATTATGGATTTCCATGGCTGTTATCGGATTTATATTCCTTTTTTCTTACAAATCATATGATTTTTTCAAAATTATTTTCTCAATTCTTATATCTTTTTTAGTTGGTATATTGCTCTATTTCTCTGGCATGGGCGGAGCGGATGTAAAAGCCATTTGGGCGATATCGCTTCTCCGCCCAGTTTCAGATGAAATTTTTTTTATTTTTCCTATTAGTGTTCTTATAAATTCTCTTTTCCTTGTTTTGCCTCTTCCATTGATTTTTTTTGTGTATAACATTTTGAATAAAAATTTTGAATTCCCATATTGCCTATTTGGATATAAAATGAGAGCAAATGTTGCAAAAAATAGTTTTGTGTGGGCAATGGAAAAAAATGGAAAAAAGAGCATAAACCCCCAAAAAGATGTTGATCTATCTTTACTCGGGGAAAAAGAAATATGGGTTACTCCCCAGCTACCATTTCTTCTATTTATATTTTTTGGTTACATAACCTCTTTTATATTTGGAAATTTCCTATTCCTTATCTTTTCTTTCTTTAAGTAA
- a CDS encoding response regulator — protein MKKILVVDDEKEIVELVENMLKDKYIVIKAYNGEECIKKARKEMPNLILLDIMMPEMDGWETLKKLKEDEKLKNIPVSMLTALPLTPLDAKDKPLDKIENYIVKPFTKKTLQKKIEEIFEKEKEAEEIYKELKTKLGEDIAEEYLKIVKSINRHTRLIEVIIDCATEEFKHSLKNVVASQKRFINAMKKRAKEIERLLKERKDKE, from the coding sequence ATGAAGAAAATACTTGTTGTTGATGATGAAAAAGAAATTGTTGAGCTTGTTGAAAACATGTTAAAAGATAAATACATTGTAATAAAGGCATATAATGGGGAGGAATGTATTAAAAAAGCGAGGAAAGAGATGCCTAACTTAATTCTTCTTGATATAATGATGCCTGAAATGGATGGATGGGAGACATTAAAAAAGCTGAAAGAAGATGAAAAATTGAAAAATATACCAGTTTCGATGCTCACCGCTCTTCCGCTAACTCCCTTAGATGCGAAAGATAAGCCATTAGATAAGATAGAAAATTACATAGTTAAACCATTTACGAAAAAAACTTTACAGAAGAAAATAGAGGAGATTTTTGAAAAGGAAAAAGAGGCGGAGGAAATTTATAAAGAATTGAAAACAAAGCTCGGGGAAGATATTGCGGAAGAATATTTAAAAATTGTTAAATCAATAAACAGGCATACAAGATTAATTGAAGTTATTATAGATTGTGCGACTGAAGAATTTAAACACTCATTAAAAAATGTTGTTGCAAGCCAGAAAAGATTTATTAATGCAATGAAAAAAAGGGCGAAGGAAATAGAGAGATTACTTAAAGAAAGAAAAGATAAGGAATAG
- a CDS encoding AAA family ATPase codes for MPEELFLNPNEPNPNFMVYKDEARKIILKALGGKGNFFWLLGKTGIGKTTFLLWINQFAPLYKVKAIYFHGGEINFEDFKGKIEKELKASFFSRLFSKKKYSERPLIIMIDEVEHVKDENIFKYLLSKLDEGINISIIFSSVELINEIKEYFKERDIEKVYLEMPPLDELMEMIRKRIEAGGGEDFQPFGKQLVKDIVESSSTIREVLVKLEEALK; via the coding sequence ATGCCAGAAGAATTATTTTTGAATCCAAATGAGCCGAATCCGAATTTTATGGTTTATAAAGATGAAGCAAGAAAAATTATATTGAAAGCGTTGGGGGGTAAAGGCAATTTTTTCTGGCTTCTTGGAAAAACTGGAATTGGAAAAACAACCTTTTTACTATGGATAAATCAATTTGCTCCTCTATACAAGGTTAAAGCAATATATTTTCATGGAGGAGAGATAAATTTTGAGGATTTTAAGGGCAAAATAGAGAAAGAATTAAAGGCATCATTTTTTTCCAGATTGTTTTCCAAAAAGAAATATTCTGAAAGGCCATTAATAATAATGATAGATGAAGTGGAGCATGTCAAAGATGAAAATATTTTCAAATATTTGCTGAGCAAGTTAGATGAGGGAATAAATATATCAATAATATTTTCCTCTGTAGAATTAATAAACGAAATTAAAGAATATTTTAAGGAAAGGGATATAGAAAAAGTTTATCTCGAGATGCCGCCCCTGGATGAGCTAATGGAAATGATAAGAAAGAGGATAGAGGCAGGCGGGGGCGAGGACTTCCAGCCCTTTGGGAAGCAGCTTGTTAAAGATATTGTAGAATCTTCCTCCACTATAAGAGAAGTTCTTGTTAAACTGGAGGAGGCTCTCAAATGA
- the mfnA gene encoding tyrosine decarboxylase MfnA, which yields MDLLDELRKAREKDSKFKNIIGSMCTAPHPIAKKAFKMFIETNLGDYELFSGTKEIEEKAVKWVANLMHAPHSYGGISTSGGTESNITSLWIFKKLGKGNEVILPKQAHFSFLKAASLLDLKLKFIDCKFFMRAKDLNKKISKKTLCVVAIAGNTNFGYIDEIEEIAEICNNENIFMHVDAAFGGFTAPFVSNKKIDFRSKISSICLDAHKMGMSCIPCGFLIFKERIWLEEIKIRSKCTHTRFQVSLLGTRPGASVASAYAVMRYMGREGYRKVAKDCMEKTFYLADLLCEANLEYFEPELNIVAIKVREPFKVAKELAEIGWYVGIDEENGTIRCVIMPHVSKRMINKFVDDLEKVVK from the coding sequence ATGGATTTGCTCGATGAATTAAGGAAAGCAAGAGAAAAAGATTCAAAATTTAAAAATATAATTGGCTCAATGTGCACAGCTCCTCATCCAATTGCAAAGAAGGCATTCAAAATGTTTATAGAAACAAATCTTGGTGATTATGAACTTTTTTCTGGCACTAAAGAAATTGAAGAAAAAGCGGTAAAATGGGTTGCAAATTTGATGCATGCTCCTCATTCCTATGGAGGAATCTCCACTTCAGGCGGAACTGAAAGCAATATAACATCTTTATGGATATTTAAAAAATTGGGTAAGGGAAATGAAGTAATTCTGCCAAAACAAGCCCATTTCTCTTTTTTAAAAGCTGCTAGTTTGCTTGATTTGAAGCTTAAATTTATTGATTGCAAATTTTTTATGAGAGCTAAAGATTTGAATAAAAAGATATCTAAAAAAACTCTATGTGTTGTAGCAATAGCGGGCAATACAAATTTTGGATATATTGATGAAATAGAGGAGATAGCGGAAATATGCAATAATGAGAACATATTTATGCATGTAGATGCAGCATTTGGGGGATTTACTGCACCATTCGTAAGTAATAAAAAAATTGATTTCAGAAGCAAGATAAGTAGCATTTGCCTAGATGCCCACAAAATGGGAATGTCTTGCATTCCATGCGGTTTTTTAATTTTTAAGGAAAGAATATGGCTCGAAGAGATAAAAATAAGAAGCAAATGCACCCACACAAGATTTCAAGTGAGTTTGCTTGGCACGCGCCCTGGGGCAAGCGTTGCATCCGCTTATGCGGTAATGCGATATATGGGGAGAGAAGGCTATAGGAAGGTGGCAAAGGATTGTATGGAAAAAACTTTTTATTTAGCGGATTTGCTTTGTGAGGCGAATCTGGAATATTTTGAGCCCGAATTGAATATAGTTGCGATAAAGGTTAGGGAGCCATTTAAAGTTGCAAAGGAACTTGCTGAAATAGGGTGGTATGTTGGAATAGATGAGGAAAATGGGACAATAAGATGTGTTATTATGCCACATGTAAGCAAGAGAATGATTAATAAATTTGTTGATGATTTAGAAAAGGTGGTAAAATGA